One genomic segment of Streptomyces liangshanensis includes these proteins:
- a CDS encoding WhiB family transcriptional regulator, whose protein sequence is MSLGPDTDTWAWLRHAACVDADPELFFPVGESGPAAEQARRAKEVCHRCPVERECLEWALETGRTSGVWGGTDEEERRRLRRRSDRRRMPQVAPARNTQPSGPGRSRRP, encoded by the coding sequence CTGAGCCTCGGCCCCGATACGGACACCTGGGCGTGGTTGCGACACGCGGCCTGTGTCGACGCCGACCCCGAGCTGTTCTTCCCGGTGGGGGAGTCCGGCCCCGCCGCCGAACAGGCCCGGCGCGCCAAGGAGGTCTGCCACCGCTGCCCCGTCGAGCGCGAGTGCCTCGAATGGGCGCTGGAGACCGGCCGTACCTCCGGCGTGTGGGGCGGTACGGACGAGGAGGAGCGGCGCCGGCTGCGGCGCAGGAGCGACCGGCGCCGGATGCCCCAGGTGGCCCCGGCCCGCAATACCCAGCCGTCGGGCCCCGGCCGCTCCCGCCGCCCCTGA
- a CDS encoding NADP-dependent succinic semialdehyde dehydrogenase, producing MPIATVNPASGETLKTFDALGAEEIEQRLATAHAAFRQYRLTGFDERARLLNRAADLLEQDAPDIARTMTTEMGKPVAAARAEALKCAKSMRWYAERAPELLADEHPSDADVKDSGASRAHVRYRPLGVVLAVMPWNFPLWQVVRFAAPALMAGNVGLLKHASNVPQTALYLEDLFSRAGFPTGCFQTLLVGSGAIEDILRDPRVAAATLTGSEPAGRAVAAVAGDEVKHTVLELGGSDPYIVMPSADIERAARTAVTARVQNNGQSCIAAKRFIVHEDVYDAFAARFTAGMRDLTVGDPLDESTDVGPLATEQGRADLEELVEDALRRGATALCGGQRPAEVEGGWFYAPTVLADITAAMRIHHEETFGPVATLYRVSDLDEAVALANDTPFGLSSNVWTEDAAEVDRFERDLEAGGVFFNGMTASHPALPFGGVKRSGYGRELSGHGIREFCNITTVWHSA from the coding sequence ATGCCCATCGCGACGGTGAATCCCGCCAGCGGAGAGACGCTCAAGACCTTCGACGCTCTGGGGGCCGAGGAGATCGAGCAGCGTCTCGCCACCGCCCACGCCGCCTTCCGGCAGTACCGGCTGACCGGATTCGACGAACGCGCCCGGCTCCTGAACCGCGCCGCCGACCTGCTGGAGCAGGACGCGCCCGACATCGCCCGCACCATGACGACCGAGATGGGCAAGCCGGTCGCGGCGGCCCGCGCGGAGGCGCTCAAGTGCGCGAAGTCGATGCGGTGGTACGCGGAGCGCGCCCCGGAACTGCTCGCCGACGAGCACCCGTCCGACGCCGACGTGAAGGACTCCGGCGCGTCCCGCGCCCACGTCCGCTACCGCCCGCTCGGCGTGGTGCTCGCGGTGATGCCGTGGAACTTCCCGCTCTGGCAGGTCGTACGGTTCGCCGCGCCGGCCCTCATGGCGGGCAACGTCGGCCTCCTCAAGCACGCCTCGAACGTCCCGCAGACCGCGCTGTACCTGGAGGACCTGTTCAGCAGGGCCGGCTTCCCCACCGGCTGCTTCCAGACGCTGCTGGTCGGCTCCGGCGCGATCGAGGACATCCTGCGCGACCCCCGGGTGGCCGCCGCGACCCTCACCGGCAGCGAGCCGGCGGGCCGCGCCGTCGCCGCCGTCGCGGGTGACGAGGTCAAGCACACGGTCCTGGAGCTGGGCGGCAGCGACCCGTACATCGTCATGCCGTCGGCGGACATCGAGCGGGCCGCGAGGACGGCGGTGACCGCCCGGGTGCAGAACAACGGCCAGTCCTGCATCGCCGCGAAACGCTTCATCGTCCACGAGGACGTCTACGACGCCTTCGCCGCCCGCTTCACCGCCGGGATGCGCGACCTGACCGTCGGGGACCCGCTGGACGAGTCCACCGACGTCGGACCGCTCGCCACCGAGCAGGGCCGCGCCGACCTGGAGGAACTGGTCGAGGACGCCCTGCGCCGGGGCGCGACCGCCCTGTGCGGGGGGCAGCGCCCGGCGGAGGTCGAGGGCGGGTGGTTCTACGCCCCGACGGTCCTCGCCGACATCACGGCGGCGATGCGGATCCACCACGAGGAGACGTTCGGCCCGGTCGCCACCCTCTACCGGGTGTCGGACCTGGACGAGGCCGTGGCGCTCGCCAACGACACCCCGTTCGGGCTCAGTTCGAACGTCTGGACCGAGGACGCGGCCGAGGTGGACCGCTTCGAACGGGACCTGGAGGCGGGCGGTGTCTTCTTCAACGGCATGACCGCCTCGCACCCGGCCCTGCCGTTCGGCGGTGTGAAGCGCTCCGGGTACGGGCGTGAGCTGTCGGGCCACGGGATCCGCGAGTTCTGCAACATCACCACGGTGTGGCACTCGGCCTGA
- a CDS encoding ATP-binding protein yields the protein MTVPLDRLDGRRYAVELHPSPERVSQLRRIVAAHLRHWGLDLHVDPVRQGLDELMANVHRHVGEAATCVVELRWRGRHLTASVEDNGPRLPRLLTAGGGGLARVAALSDSWGTCPTAEGKVVWFTRSVESPQDLFRVPRAPVGGIGTAELRREPDPRPLPFGAPAASRESLADAVA from the coding sequence ATGACAGTTCCACTCGACCGGCTCGACGGCCGGCGGTACGCGGTGGAATTGCACCCCTCCCCGGAACGCGTCTCCCAGCTGCGGCGCATCGTCGCCGCCCACCTGAGGCACTGGGGACTCGACCTGCACGTCGACCCCGTCCGCCAGGGCCTCGACGAACTCATGGCCAACGTCCACCGGCACGTCGGCGAGGCCGCCACCTGCGTGGTGGAGCTGCGGTGGCGCGGCCGCCACCTCACGGCCTCGGTGGAGGACAACGGCCCCCGGCTGCCCCGGCTGCTCACCGCCGGCGGCGGGGGGCTCGCGCGCGTCGCCGCGCTCAGCGACAGCTGGGGGACCTGCCCCACGGCCGAGGGCAAGGTCGTCTGGTTCACCCGGAGCGTCGAGTCCCCGCAGGACCTCTTCCGCGTGCCCCGCGCCCCGGTCGGCGGCATCGGGACGGCGGAGCTGCGCCGGGAGCCGGACCCGCGGCCGCTGCCGTTCGGCGCGCCCGCCGCGTCACGGGAGTCCCTCGCGGACGCGGTGGCCTGA
- the ligD gene encoding non-homologous end-joining DNA ligase — MDVVGVKGAGATDSGATDSVRAGNRTVPIHRPAKVLFPATGDDTGLTKADLVEYYRSVAPYMLPELKGRPLMLERHPDGLDGPRFMQKNTPDGYPEWVRRAELAKKGGTVTHPVCDNTATLVFLADQACLTFHRWQSRADRPDAPDRLVFDLDPAEDTFEPVRRAATQLGELLGELRLPSALLTTGSRGLHVIVPLDGRSGFDEVRAFAGDVARTLAARDPDHLTTEVRTGARGGRLYLDIQRNGYAQTAVAPFSVRAREGAPVATPISWDQLADPRVTARRWTVRDVLDQARTRPWSQVPARGRSLTPARKLLQSLKP; from the coding sequence ATGGACGTGGTCGGGGTGAAGGGCGCCGGGGCGACGGACTCGGGGGCGACGGATTCCGTACGGGCGGGGAACAGGACCGTACCGATCCATCGCCCGGCGAAGGTGCTGTTCCCCGCCACCGGCGACGACACGGGCCTGACGAAGGCCGATCTGGTGGAGTACTACCGGTCCGTCGCGCCGTACATGCTGCCGGAGTTGAAGGGCAGGCCGCTCATGCTGGAGCGGCACCCGGACGGGCTCGACGGCCCCCGCTTCATGCAGAAGAACACCCCGGACGGCTATCCGGAGTGGGTGCGCAGGGCCGAACTGGCCAAGAAGGGCGGGACGGTCACCCACCCCGTCTGCGACAACACCGCCACCCTGGTCTTCCTCGCCGACCAGGCGTGCCTGACCTTCCACCGCTGGCAGTCCCGCGCCGACCGTCCCGACGCCCCCGACCGGCTGGTCTTCGACCTCGACCCGGCGGAGGACACCTTCGAGCCCGTCCGGCGCGCGGCCACCCAGCTCGGCGAACTCCTCGGCGAACTGCGGCTGCCCAGCGCCCTGTTGACGACCGGCTCCCGAGGACTGCACGTGATCGTCCCGCTGGACGGCCGCAGCGGCTTCGACGAGGTGCGCGCCTTCGCCGGCGACGTCGCCCGGACACTGGCCGCCCGCGACCCCGACCACCTGACCACGGAGGTACGGACCGGGGCGCGCGGCGGCCGCCTGTACCTGGACATCCAGCGCAACGGATACGCCCAGACGGCGGTGGCGCCGTTCTCCGTACGGGCGCGGGAGGGCGCCCCGGTCGCCACCCCCATCAGCTGGGACCAGCTGGCGGACCCGCGGGTGACGGCGAGGCGCTGGACGGTACGGGACGTCCTGGACCAGGCGAGGACGCGCCCGTGGTCGCAGGTCCCGGCCCGCGGCAGGTCCCTGACCCCGGCCCGCAAACTCCTCCAGTCCCTGAAGCCCTGA
- a CDS encoding type 1 glutamine amidotransferase domain-containing protein gives MRVAFLVAPEGVERVELTEPWQAVGDAGGERVLISTEPGEIQSFDHLDKAASFPVDLTVAEASAADYDGLVLPGGVANADDLRTDAGAVAFAKSFFDAGKPVAAICHASWTLVEAGVLRGRTLTSWPSLRTDLRNAGATWVDEQVHVCTSGPNTLITSRNPGDLKAFNATFVPAFGG, from the coding sequence ATGCGTGTGGCATTCCTGGTGGCTCCCGAAGGCGTGGAACGGGTGGAGCTCACCGAACCCTGGCAGGCCGTCGGCGACGCGGGCGGCGAGCGGGTGCTCATCTCGACGGAACCCGGCGAGATCCAGTCGTTCGACCACCTCGACAAGGCGGCGTCCTTCCCCGTCGACCTGACCGTCGCCGAGGCCTCCGCCGCCGACTACGACGGACTGGTCCTGCCCGGCGGCGTCGCCAACGCGGACGACCTGCGCACGGACGCCGGCGCCGTCGCGTTCGCGAAGAGCTTCTTCGACGCGGGCAAGCCCGTGGCCGCGATCTGCCACGCCTCGTGGACGCTCGTGGAGGCCGGTGTCCTGCGCGGCAGGACGCTGACGTCCTGGCCCAGCCTCCGCACGGACCTCCGCAACGCGGGGGCCACCTGGGTCGACGAACAGGTCCACGTCTGTACCTCGGGCCCCAACACGCTCATCACGAGCCGGAACCCCGGCGACCTCAAGGCGTTCAACGCCACCTTCGTGCCCGCGTTCGGCGGTTGA
- a CDS encoding tetratricopeptide repeat protein, whose protein sequence is MNETGYYEYGTAAERWDRAQLFFEAKEYGTAARILGSLVEEVPEQVAPRLLLARAYYHSARLAKAEAELLAVLERDPVEHYARLMLGRTLERQGRPADAAPHLRLAAALGGEFPAGG, encoded by the coding sequence ATGAACGAGACCGGCTACTACGAGTACGGGACGGCCGCCGAGCGCTGGGATCGTGCCCAGCTGTTCTTCGAGGCGAAGGAGTACGGCACCGCCGCGCGCATCCTCGGTTCGCTCGTCGAGGAGGTCCCGGAGCAGGTGGCGCCGCGCCTGCTGCTCGCCCGCGCCTACTACCACTCGGCGCGCCTCGCCAAGGCCGAGGCCGAGCTGCTGGCCGTCCTGGAGCGCGATCCCGTGGAGCACTACGCGCGGCTGATGCTCGGCCGCACGCTGGAGCGCCAGGGGCGGCCCGCCGACGCCGCCCCCCACCTGCGCCTCGCCGCCGCGTTGGGCGGGGAGTTCCCCGCCGGAGGGTGA
- a CDS encoding phosphoketolase family protein → MLRKATTGAGPTAPTTAEVAALDAHWRAANYLAVGQIYLMGNPLLQEPLAPEHIKPRLLGHWGTSPGLNLVHTHLNRVIRDRDLSALCVWGPGHGGPAVLANSWLEGTYSETYPDVSRDRAGMDRLFRQFSFPGGVPSHVAPETPGSIHEGGELGYSLAHAYGAAFDNPELLVACVIGDGEAETGPLAGSWHSNKFLDPVHDGAVLPILHLNGYKIANPTVLARVPEAELDELMRGYGHEPIHVGGDEPLAVHRAMAEAMDRALDRIAHIQRDARENGSTERPRWPMIVLRTPKGWTGPREVDGLPVEGTWRAHQVPLAGVRTDPAHLAQLEAWLRSYRPEELFDATGAPRPEVLEFVPEGTRRLGATPHANGGLLLRELPIPALEEHAVRVDKPGTVLHEPTKILGGLLRAVMKDTAAHRNFRVVGPDETASNRLESLYEATGKAWQARTLDTDENLAHDGRVMEVLSEHLCQGWLEGYLLTGRHGLFSSYEAFAHIVDSMVNQHIKWLRTSRRLPWRRPVASLNYLLTSHVWRQDHNGFSHQDPGFVDHVLSKSPEVVRVYLPPDANTLLSVADHALRSRDYVNVIVAGKQPSFDWLTLEEANAHCARGAGVWPWAGTEDGTGEPDVVLACAGDVPTQETLAAADLLRQHLPELTVRVVNVVDMARLLPNTEHPHGMTDSEYDAVFTTDRPVIFAYHGYPWLIHRLAYRRTGHANLHVRGYKEEGTTTTPFDMVVRNDLDRYRLVMDVIDRVPGLAVRAAAVRQSMADVRTRHHAWIREHGTDLPEVEEWTWSG, encoded by the coding sequence ATGCTCCGCAAGGCGACCACCGGGGCGGGCCCCACCGCTCCCACCACCGCGGAGGTGGCGGCCCTCGACGCGCACTGGCGGGCGGCCAACTACCTCGCGGTGGGGCAGATCTACCTGATGGGCAACCCCCTGCTCCAGGAGCCGCTGGCGCCCGAGCACATCAAGCCGCGGCTGCTGGGGCACTGGGGCACGTCCCCGGGGCTGAACCTGGTCCACACCCACCTCAACCGGGTGATCAGGGACCGGGACCTGTCGGCGCTGTGCGTGTGGGGTCCCGGGCACGGCGGGCCCGCCGTCCTGGCCAACTCGTGGCTGGAGGGCACGTACTCGGAGACGTACCCCGACGTGAGCCGGGACCGGGCGGGCATGGACCGGCTGTTCCGGCAGTTCTCCTTCCCCGGCGGGGTGCCGAGCCATGTGGCCCCGGAGACGCCCGGCTCGATCCACGAGGGCGGCGAGCTGGGGTACTCGCTGGCGCACGCGTACGGAGCCGCCTTCGACAACCCGGAGCTGTTGGTCGCGTGCGTCATCGGCGACGGCGAGGCGGAGACCGGGCCGCTGGCCGGGTCGTGGCACTCCAACAAGTTCCTGGACCCCGTCCACGACGGGGCCGTCCTGCCGATCCTGCACCTCAACGGCTACAAGATCGCCAACCCCACCGTGCTCGCCCGCGTCCCCGAGGCCGAACTCGACGAGCTGATGCGCGGATACGGCCACGAGCCGATCCACGTCGGCGGTGACGAGCCCCTCGCCGTCCACCGCGCCATGGCCGAGGCGATGGACCGCGCCCTGGACCGCATCGCCCACATCCAGCGGGACGCGCGCGAGAACGGCTCCACCGAGCGCCCCCGCTGGCCCATGATCGTGCTCCGCACGCCCAAGGGCTGGACCGGGCCCCGCGAGGTCGACGGGCTGCCGGTGGAGGGGACGTGGCGCGCGCACCAGGTCCCCCTCGCCGGCGTCCGCACCGACCCGGCCCACCTCGCCCAACTGGAGGCGTGGCTGCGCTCGTACCGCCCGGAGGAACTGTTCGACGCGACGGGCGCGCCCCGCCCCGAGGTACTGGAGTTCGTACCGGAGGGCACCCGGCGGCTCGGCGCCACTCCGCACGCCAACGGAGGCCTGCTGCTGAGGGAGTTGCCGATCCCGGCGCTGGAGGAACACGCGGTACGGGTCGACAAGCCCGGCACCGTGCTCCACGAACCCACCAAGATCCTGGGCGGGTTGCTCCGAGCCGTCATGAAGGACACGGCCGCCCACCGGAACTTCCGGGTCGTCGGTCCGGACGAGACCGCGTCGAACCGCCTCGAATCCCTCTACGAGGCCACCGGCAAGGCCTGGCAGGCGCGGACGCTCGACACCGACGAGAACCTCGCGCACGACGGACGGGTGATGGAGGTCCTCTCCGAGCACCTGTGCCAAGGCTGGCTGGAGGGCTACCTCCTGACGGGCCGTCACGGGCTGTTCTCCAGCTACGAGGCGTTCGCGCACATCGTCGACTCGATGGTCAACCAGCACATCAAGTGGCTGCGCACCTCACGCCGGCTGCCCTGGCGCCGCCCCGTCGCGTCCCTCAACTACCTGCTCACGTCGCACGTCTGGCGCCAGGACCACAACGGCTTCTCCCACCAGGACCCCGGCTTCGTCGACCACGTCCTCAGCAAGAGCCCCGAAGTGGTACGGGTCTACCTGCCGCCGGACGCCAACACCCTGCTTTCCGTGGCCGATCACGCCCTGCGCAGCCGCGACTACGTCAACGTCATCGTCGCCGGCAAGCAGCCCAGCTTCGACTGGCTCACCCTGGAGGAGGCCAACGCCCACTGCGCGCGCGGCGCGGGGGTCTGGCCGTGGGCCGGTACGGAGGACGGCACCGGCGAGCCGGACGTGGTGCTCGCCTGCGCCGGGGACGTACCGACGCAGGAGACGCTGGCCGCCGCCGACCTGCTGCGGCAGCACCTGCCGGAGCTGACCGTGCGGGTCGTCAACGTGGTCGACATGGCCCGGCTGCTGCCCAACACCGAGCATCCGCACGGGATGACGGACTCCGAGTACGACGCGGTGTTCACCACCGACCGGCCGGTGATCTTCGCGTACCACGGCTACCCCTGGCTGATCCACCGCCTCGCCTACCGCCGTACCGGCCACGCCAACCTCCACGTGCGCGGCTACAAGGAGGAGGGCACGACCACCACGCCCTTCGACATGGTGGTACGCAACGACCTCGACCGGTACCGGCTGGTCATGGACGTCATCGACCGCGTCCCGGGACTGGCGGTGCGCGCCGCCGCCGTACGCCAGTCCATGGCGGACGTACGGACCAGGCACCACGCCTGGATCCGCGAACACGGCACGGACCTGCCGGAGGTCGAGGAATGGACGTGGTCGGGGTGA
- a CDS encoding pirin family protein produces the protein MSNLDRQAALTVCGGRGFVVAEPVRELLSPRRVQLGESTEVRRLLPNLGRRMVGAWAFVDHYGPDDIADESGMQVPPHPHMGLQTVSWLHEGEVLHRDSLGSLQTVRPRELGLMTSGRAISHSEESPRPHARFLHGAQLWVALPDAHRNVEPHFQHHANLPAVTAPGLTATVILGTLDGTTSPGTTYTPLVGADIALTADTEARLPLDPDFEYAILAMSGAAEVDGVPVLPGSMLYLGSGRTHLPLRADSDAGLMLLGGEPFEEEIVMWWNFIGRSNDEIKQARTDWTSGTRFGEVKGYDGPPLPAPALPPVPLKSRGRVR, from the coding sequence ATGAGCAATCTTGATCGTCAGGCCGCCCTCACCGTCTGCGGCGGTCGCGGGTTTGTCGTGGCGGAGCCGGTGCGCGAGCTGCTGAGCCCGCGCCGGGTCCAGCTGGGGGAGTCCACGGAGGTCCGCAGGCTGCTGCCCAACCTGGGCCGCCGCATGGTCGGCGCGTGGGCGTTCGTCGATCACTACGGTCCCGACGACATCGCCGACGAGTCCGGGATGCAGGTCCCGCCCCACCCGCACATGGGGCTCCAGACCGTCAGCTGGCTGCACGAGGGCGAGGTCCTGCACCGCGACAGCCTCGGCAGCCTCCAGACCGTCCGTCCGCGCGAACTGGGCCTGATGACCTCGGGCCGGGCGATCTCCCACTCGGAGGAGAGCCCCCGCCCCCACGCCCGCTTCCTGCACGGCGCCCAGCTCTGGGTGGCGCTCCCCGACGCGCACCGTAACGTCGAGCCGCACTTCCAGCACCACGCGAACCTCCCGGCGGTCACCGCCCCCGGCCTGACGGCGACGGTCATCCTGGGCACGCTGGACGGCACGACCTCCCCGGGCACGACGTACACCCCCCTGGTCGGCGCCGACATCGCCCTCACGGCGGACACGGAAGCCCGCCTCCCCCTGGACCCGGACTTCGAGTACGCGATCCTCGCCATGTCGGGCGCGGCCGAGGTCGACGGCGTACCGGTCCTGCCCGGCTCGATGCTCTACCTGGGCAGCGGCCGCACCCACCTCCCCCTCCGCGCGGACTCGGACGCGGGCCTGATGCTCCTGGGCGGCGAACCGTTCGAGGAAGAGATCGTCATGTGGTGGAACTTCATCGGGCGGTCGAACGACGAGATCAAACAGGCCCGCACGGACTGGACCTCAGGCACCCGCTTCGGCGAGGTGAAAGGCTACGACGGCCCCCCACTCCCCGCCCCCGCCCTCCCCCCGGTCCCCCTGAAATCCCGAGGCCGAGTCCGCTGA
- a CDS encoding DUF5709 domain-containing protein yields MGDEVYQPNHDDGDGVFEDEGILDPEDTLVDRGSDPFDEGWSPPERPLGVEHTGTTAAEQVAGESLDERLAEEIPERAVPFGDGIGDLAYGEGELVDDEVGDDRSGRLVAPDEGAHADAEKDMIASDVGIDGAAASAEEAAVHLVAEDDEADAYE; encoded by the coding sequence ATGGGCGACGAGGTGTACCAGCCCAACCATGACGACGGTGACGGCGTGTTCGAGGACGAGGGCATCCTCGACCCCGAGGACACCTTGGTGGACCGCGGGTCCGACCCCTTCGACGAGGGCTGGTCGCCGCCCGAGCGGCCGCTCGGTGTGGAACACACCGGGACGACCGCCGCGGAACAGGTCGCGGGCGAGTCACTGGACGAGCGCCTCGCGGAGGAGATCCCGGAGCGCGCCGTCCCGTTCGGGGACGGCATCGGTGATCTGGCCTACGGCGAGGGCGAGTTGGTGGACGACGAGGTAGGTGACGACCGGTCGGGGCGCTTGGTGGCGCCGGACGAGGGCGCCCACGCGGATGCCGAGAAGGACATGATCGCGAGCGATGTCGGCATCGACGGCGCGGCCGCCTCGGCGGAGGAGGCCGCGGTGCACCTGGTGGCGGAGGACGACGAGGCCGACGCGTACGAGTAG
- a CDS encoding NAD(P)/FAD-dependent oxidoreductase — MSRERIVIVGAGFAGYEAARTLCRKVRGAADIVLLNPTDYFLYLPLLPQVAAGILEARRVTVSLTGTLPRVRLVLGEADHVDLEARTVRYTGPEGERGELPYDRLVLAVGSVNKLLPIPGVAEHAHGFRGLPEALYLRDHITRQIELAATTADPAEAAARSTFVVVGAGYTGTEVAAQGKLFTDALMSKQRKWSRAAKPRWMLLDVAPRVLPELDRRLSDTAGRVLRERGVDVRTKTSVKEATTAGVTLDTGEFVETRTLVWCVGVRPDPLVSGVGLAVERGRLVVDPQLNVPGHPEVFACGDAAAVPDLTRPGQYTPMTAQHASRQGKVAGRNVAASLGYGVPEAYSHHDLGFVVDLGGVKAAANPLGVPLSGPLAGAVTRGYHLAAMPGNRVRVAADWLLDAVLPRQGVQLGLVRAWTVPLESSSPELAKVPGGPPGSS, encoded by the coding sequence GTGAGCCGAGAACGCATTGTCATCGTCGGAGCCGGGTTCGCCGGTTACGAGGCCGCCCGCACCCTCTGCCGCAAGGTGCGGGGCGCCGCCGACATCGTCCTGCTGAACCCCACCGACTACTTCCTCTACCTCCCGCTGTTGCCCCAGGTGGCCGCGGGCATCCTGGAGGCCCGCCGGGTGACGGTCTCCCTCACCGGCACGCTGCCACGGGTGCGGCTCGTCCTGGGCGAGGCCGACCACGTGGACCTGGAGGCCCGCACGGTCCGGTACACCGGCCCGGAGGGCGAGCGGGGAGAGCTGCCGTACGACCGGCTCGTCCTCGCCGTGGGCAGTGTGAACAAGCTGCTGCCCATCCCCGGTGTCGCCGAGCACGCGCACGGCTTCCGGGGCCTGCCGGAAGCGCTCTACCTGCGCGACCACATCACCCGCCAGATCGAGCTGGCCGCGACGACCGCCGACCCGGCGGAGGCGGCGGCCCGCTCGACCTTCGTCGTGGTCGGCGCCGGGTACACCGGTACCGAGGTCGCCGCCCAGGGCAAGCTCTTCACGGACGCCCTGATGAGCAAGCAGCGCAAGTGGAGCCGGGCCGCGAAACCGCGCTGGATGCTCCTGGACGTCGCGCCCCGGGTCCTGCCGGAGCTCGACCGCAGGCTCTCCGACACCGCCGGCCGCGTCCTGCGCGAACGCGGTGTGGACGTGCGGACCAAGACGTCCGTCAAGGAGGCCACCACGGCCGGGGTCACCCTGGACACCGGCGAGTTCGTCGAGACGCGCACGCTGGTGTGGTGCGTGGGGGTGCGCCCCGACCCGCTGGTGTCCGGGGTCGGACTGGCCGTCGAGCGGGGCCGCCTGGTGGTCGACCCGCAGCTCAACGTGCCGGGGCATCCCGAGGTGTTCGCGTGCGGCGACGCCGCCGCCGTACCCGACCTGACCAGGCCGGGGCAGTACACCCCGATGACGGCCCAGCACGCGAGCCGCCAGGGGAAGGTGGCGGGGCGCAACGTCGCCGCGTCCCTCGGGTACGGCGTGCCCGAGGCGTACAGCCACCACGACCTGGGGTTCGTGGTCGACCTCGGCGGGGTCAAGGCGGCGGCCAACCCGCTCGGCGTACCCCTGTCGGGTCCCCTCGCGGGCGCCGTGACGCGTGGCTACCACCTCGCCGCCATGCCGGGGAACCGGGTGCGCGTCGCCGCCGACTGGCTGCTCGACGCGGTCCTGCCGCGGCAGGGCGTCCAGCTCGGCCTGGTCAGGGCCTGGACCGTACCGCTCGAATCGTCGTCCCCCGAGCTGGCCAAGGTGCCGGGCGGACCGCCCGGGTCGTCCTGA
- a CDS encoding winged helix-turn-helix transcriptional regulator — protein METKEGPGPGQGPGNGTGGAETAAAGETVVDLSVMARHPLGVRPCSLAASLDVLGERWSLLAIREMGYGVHRFGRIAGYTGASRDILADRLRKLEAVGVIERRRYSEHPPRYEYHLTEAGRELYPVLLSLFRWGDKWAVDEPALTLLHECGHELDIDHVCRHCGGPVERGRVEARVSRRPE, from the coding sequence ATGGAGACGAAGGAAGGGCCGGGGCCGGGACAGGGGCCCGGGAACGGGACGGGCGGCGCGGAGACCGCGGCCGCCGGGGAGACGGTCGTCGACCTGTCCGTGATGGCGCGCCACCCCCTCGGGGTACGGCCCTGCTCGCTCGCCGCCTCGCTGGACGTCCTCGGGGAGCGCTGGTCGCTGCTGGCCATCCGCGAGATGGGATACGGCGTCCACCGCTTCGGACGCATCGCCGGCTACACCGGCGCCTCCCGCGACATCCTGGCCGACCGCCTGCGCAAGCTCGAAGCCGTGGGCGTGATCGAGCGGCGCCGGTACAGCGAGCATCCGCCGCGCTACGAGTACCACCTCACCGAGGCGGGCCGGGAGCTGTACCCGGTGCTGCTCTCGCTCTTCCGGTGGGGTGACAAGTGGGCCGTGGACGAGCCGGCGTTGACGCTCCTGCACGAGTGCGGGCACGAGCTGGACATCGACCACGTGTGCCGCCACTGCGGCGGTCCCGTCGAGCGCGGCAGGGTCGAGGCGCGGGTCTCACGCCGCCCGGAGTGA
- a CDS encoding SAV_915 family protein produces MSEHQNSEDPEPSHPAPAGTLFVPVRPGPAGFSVRLFRTALGARTAVAFTTANGLAATLGPQQSWIRLSEHAVRDLTEPLGVTALTVDPQLAAPATAPATAPVTVPVTVPGPLPVLPLPAQSAGPYGTRRPSAAALPPFQPGHRTAPSARPAARRA; encoded by the coding sequence ATGTCGGAGCATCAGAACAGCGAGGATCCGGAGCCTTCACATCCGGCCCCGGCCGGAACGTTGTTCGTCCCGGTCCGGCCGGGACCGGCGGGCTTCAGCGTCCGCCTCTTCCGTACCGCCCTCGGTGCCAGGACGGCGGTGGCCTTCACCACCGCGAACGGACTCGCCGCGACACTGGGCCCCCAGCAGTCCTGGATCAGGCTCTCGGAACACGCCGTGCGCGACCTCACCGAGCCGCTCGGCGTCACCGCCCTCACCGTCGACCCGCAGCTGGCCGCCCCGGCCACGGCCCCGGCCACCGCTCCCGTGACGGTCCCCGTCACCGTGCCCGGCCCCCTGCCCGTCCTCCCGCTCCCGGCCCAGTCCGCGGGCCCGTACGGCACCCGCAGGCCCTCCGCCGCCGCCCTCCCGCCGTTCCAGCCCGGCCACCGCACGGCCCCCTCGGCGCGGCCCGCCGCTCGACGCGCCTGA